The following proteins are encoded in a genomic region of Cercospora beticola chromosome 8, complete sequence:
- the AP1B1 gene encoding AP-1 complex subunit beta-1, protein MAVNRLRSALGTARKGETFELRAGLVSQYAWERKESIQKTIMSMTLGKDVSALFPDVLKNIATPDLDQKKLVYLYLMNYAKSHPDLCILAVNTFVQDSEDPNPLVRALAIRTMGCIRVDKMVDYMEEPLRKTLKDESPYVRKTAALCVAKLFDLNPSLCIENGFLETLQEMIADSNPMVVANSVTALAEITEAAPETNALVVTAQTLKKLLLALNECTEWGRITILETLADYKPQDAKEAEHVCERVVPQFQHVNPSVVLAAVKAVFLHMQYIENASLHATYLKKMSPPLVTLISSQPEVQYVALRNIDLLLQKQPGLLEKEMRVFFCKYNDPPYLKLQKLEVMVRIANSTNVDQLLAELKEYAVEVDVDFVRKAVRAIGQVAIKIEECTEKAVNVLLELINTKVGYVVQEVIVVIKDIFRKYPGYEGIIPTLCQCIDDLDDPKARGSLIWIVGEYAEKISNAGDILEGFVDDFNEEFTQTQLQILTAVVKLFLKKPDQAQGLVQKVLQAATAENDNPDVRDRAYVYWRLLSSDPQIAKNIVLAQRPQITSTIPALPPPLLDQLLPNLSTLASVYHKPAKTFLGAGRSSALQEEAIEEAKQNAKENPIAAAAVSAAIAGTSAPPAQNNAENLLDIDFDGAAPASMQKAPGAGASGLEGLAGTPQRVASPALNSPAIGGGLEDLMGLGGDPTPANANGGGSNDLMNGVSGMSMDDQPPPPQTQMNGGGKKTNEDLLGLF, encoded by the exons ATGGCAGTCAACAGGCTGCGGAGTGCGCTGGGCACAGCGCGGAAGGGCGAGACGTTTGAGCTGCGAGCAGGCCTGGTGTCTCAATATGCCTGGGAGCGGAAGGAATCGATACAGAAGACCATCATGTCCATGACATTAGGGAAAGACGTCTCCGCACTATTTCCCGATGTGTTAAAGAACATTGCAACGCCGGACCTGGAtcagaagaagctggtgtATCTATATCTCATGAACTACGCCAAATCACATCCCGACCTGTGTATTCTCGCCGTAAACACATTCGTCCAGGACTCCGAGGACCCAAACCCGTTAGTGCGAGCGCTCGCAATACGAACGATGGGATGCATCAGGGTAGACAAGATGGTGGATTATATGGAAGAACCTCTGCGAAAGACACTTAAGGACGAGTCACCATATGTGCGGAAAACAGCGGCGCTCTGCGTGGCCAAGTTGTTTGACTTGAACCCCTCGCTGTGCATCGAAAATGGCTTCTTGGAGACTTTGCAAGAGATGATCGCTGACAGCAACCCGATGGTCGTGGCAAATTCAGTGACTGCTCTTGCAGAGATCACAGAAGCGGCGCCAGAGACGAATGCCCTTGTGGTAACGGCTCAGACCTTGAAGAAGCTCCTATTGGCACTGAATGAATGCACAGAATGGGGGCGGATTACAATTTTGGAAACTCTGGCCGACTACAAGCCACAAGATGCAAAAGAAGCGGAGCACGTCTGCGAACGGGTCGTGCCACAATTTCAGCATGTCAACCCTTCTGTGGTTCTGGCAGCTGTTAAAGCGGTCTTCTTGCACATGCAGTACATTGAAAACGCTTCTCTACATGCCACCTACCTCAAGAAGATGTCGCCACCTCTAGTCACACTCATCTCAAGCCAGCCTGAAGTACAGTACGTGGCACTGCGGAATATTGATCTCCTGCTTCAAAAGCAGCCAGGATTACTCGAGAAAGAAATGcgcgtcttcttctgcaagTACAATGATCCGCCATACCTGAAATTGCAAAAGCTCGAAGTAATGGTACGAATCGCAAACTCAACCAACGTGGATCAACTACTGGCCGAATTGAAAGAGTATGCAGTTGAGGTCGATGTTGACTTCGTTCGGAAAGCAGTACGTGCAATTGGGCAGGTTGCAATCAAGATCGAGGAGTGCACGGAAAAGGCTGTCAATGTTCTGCTGGAGCTCATCAACACAAAGGTCGGCTATGTTGTGCAAGAGGTGATCGTTGTCATCAAAGATATCTTCCGGAAGTACCCCGGCTACGAAGGGATAATACCTACACTTTGCCAGTGCATCGACGATTTGGATGATCCCAAGGCGCGTGGGAGTTTGATCTGGATCGTGGGCGAATATGCCGAGAAGATCTCGAACGCTGGTGACATCCTCGAAGGCTTTGTCGACGACTTCAACGAAGAATTCACACAG ACCCAGCTTCAGATCCTCACCGCTGTCGTCAAGCTCTTCCTGAAGAAGCCAGATCAAGCACAAGGGCTCGTACAGAAGGTCCTGCAGGCAGCAACAGCCGAGAACGACAACCCAGATGTTCGAGACAGGGCATACGTCTACTGGCGCCTGCTCTCTTCAGATCCTCAGATTGCCAAGAACATTGTACTCGCACAACGGCCGCAAATTACGTCCACGATACCCGCTCTGCCACCGCCACTCCTGGATCAGCTCTTGCCCAACCTATCTACCTTGGCATCGGTCTACCACAAGCCGGCGAAGACATTCCTGGGGGCTGGCCGCAGCTCCGCgctgcaagaagaagccatcgAGGAAGCCAAGCAAAACGCGAAGGAGAACCcgatcgctgctgctgcagtttCGGCTGCAATCGCAGGAACAAGTGCACCACCTGCACAGAACAACGCCGAAAATTTGCTcgacatcgacttcgacgGTGCAGCCCCAGCATCGATGCAGAAAGCCCCCGGTGCTGGCGCTTCAGGACTAGAAGGGCTTGCTGGTACACCTCAACGTGTCGCAAGTCCAGCGCTGAATTCACCAGCAATTGGTGGTGGACTCGAAGACTTGATGGGTCTTGGCGGTGATCCAACGCCTGCAAACGCCAACGGCGGAGGAAGCAATGATCTTATGAATGGGGTTTCCGGGATGAGCATGGATGATcagccacctccaccgcagACGCAGATGAATGGCGGAGGCAAGAAGACGAACGAAGATCTTTTAGGTCTGTTCTGA
- a CDS encoding uncharacterized protein (BUSCO:EOG09262VOC) → MLEFRTQGFNPYSVKYSPFFDSRLAVSAGANFGLVGNGRLYILQLGAQGIACEKFFETQDCLFDLTWSEQHENQLLTAGGDGSIKLFDIGVGEFPVAGWQEHAREVFSVHWNLIEKSTFLSSSWDGTVKIWTPERKESITTLPVHSCVYSAQYSPHHPQIVTCVSRDSHLRVYDLRQKPSAQNHLTLAIPIHAPPKVTPPGYMQRSPGPTECLTHDWNKYRDSVLAAAGVDGVIRTFDLRTPSGPVNMLTGHEYAVRKLSWSPHLSDVLLSASYDMTCRVWTDGSNIDQGGHGVGIGREMGRMDRHTEFAMGVDWCLFGAEGWCTTCAWDERVLVWDVREYMRPGI, encoded by the coding sequence ATGCTCGAGTTCCGAACCCAGGGTTTCAACCCGTACAGCGTCAAGTACTCGCCCTTCTTCGACTCCCGCCTCGCCGTCTCCGCCGGCGCCAACTTTGGCCTGGTGGGCAATGGCCGCCTGTATATCCTCCAGCTCGGCGCACAAGGAATCGCATGCGAGAAGTTCTTCGAAACGCAAGACTGCCTCTTCGACCTCACGTGGTCCGAACAGCACGAGAATCAGCTGTTGACAGCGGGCGGCGACGGCAGCATCAAGCTTTTCGATATCGGCGTTGGAGAGTTTCCCGTGGCAGGATGGCAGGAGCACGCCAGAGAGGTCTTCAGTGTGCACTGGAACTTGATTGAGAAGTCGACCTTTCTGAGCTCGAGTTGGGACGGGACGGTCAAGATATGGACACCAGAGCGGAAAGAGAGCATCACAACTCTGCCTGTGCATAGTTGTGTCTATTCTGCACAATACAGCCCGCATCATCCTCAGATTGTGACATGCGTGTCGCGCGACAGTCACTTAAGAGTGTACGATCTGAGGCAGAAGCCGAGCGCACAGAATCATCTCACGTTGGCAATTCCTATACATGCCCCGCCCAAGGTAACCCCGCCAGGCTACATGCAGAGAAGCCCAGGACCTACAGAGTGCTTGACGCATGATTGGAACAAGTACAGAGACTCTGTTTTGGCCGCCGCAGGTGTGGATGGAGTGATCAGGACTTTCGACTTGCGAACGCCTTCTGGGCCGGTGAATATGCTTACTGGACACGAATACGCTGTCCGAAAGTTGAGCTGGAGTCCACACCTCAGTGATGTTCTGCTAAGCGCCAGCTATGACATGACCTGTAGGGTATGGACGGACGGCAGCAATATCGATCAAGGCGGCCATGGCGTAGGCATTGGACGTGAAATGGGACGTATGGATCGCCACACCGAGTTCGCCATGGGTGTGGACTGGTGTCTCTTTGGTGCAGAGGGCTGGTGTACGACTTGCGCGTGGGATGAACGTGTGCTTGTGTGGGACGTGCGCGAATACATGCGGCCGGGTATATGA